In Flavobacterium luteolum, the DNA window GACTTTAACTTTCCCAGAAGAATAAATATAAATATACAGAAATATGAAAAAGGTAATTATTTTAAGCCTACTTATCTCGATTGGTTGTACAAATAAGCAAAAAGAATTAGAATATTTAATCTGTAAAGATTCTATTCAATATTGGAATTATGAGTGGCCTCGATATAGGGCTCAATATTATGGATTTACGTTTAGTTTTGATAAAAATGGAAATTCAAAAAAATATTCTTTTGGTAAAACAAAAAATAAAAGATGGGAATTTTGGGATATTCCTGATCCAAGCATTAATAGATGGAGTATATCAAAAGATTCCATACTAAGTGTTATGGGAGACAAGCAGAAAATAACTAGATATACTGAGGATACTATCCATGCTATTAATTTAACAGACAAGACTAAAGTTTACTATGTTAGAGTAAAGGGAAATCTAAATATTGATAAAGAGCTTACAACAAAAATAGATTTATAATAGCTTTTTTGAAGTGTTTCAAATTTAGTGATGTTTGCGCCCACTCCCACAAGAATCTGAAAAGATAATCTAATAAATAATAGCCAAAAAGATAACCTCGCAAGTTGCGAGGTTTTTTTGTGTTTTATATAGAGGCTTATTATTTTCCTCCAACGCAACAAGGTATTTACGCTACGCCAGAATTTACAGGAGATCCTTATCCTAGTGAAGTTTTAAAACCCGTAGAAGAAAACCAAGAACCGCCTGCAGGCTGGCCAAGAAATCCAGTTTTCAGGAATGCCAGAAAATGATATTTTCTATTTTCATCCTGATCATTTAGGAAGTACTTCGTATATTACAAACAAGAACGGAAGCATTAGCCAGGATGTGGAGTATATTGCTTTTGGGGAGGTTTTGTTTGAGGAGGTTTTTTGAACAAACTATTGACAAATGGAATCTACAAAGGATGGACTAAATATGAAAAAGGAGCAGTTATCGATAGATTTAAAGGACTTAAAATTGTCCTCTACATCAGGAAATGCTGTGCCAATAAGATAAAAAACATGAAAAAAATTATTTGGATTCTTGCTTTTTTCTCGTACATTAATTTGAATGCCCAGGAAAAAACTAATTATAAACTAAATGAAATTCAATCTTTTAATTCATTTCTTGAGATGAAAACAAAGGATAAATATACTGTTGGATTAAATAAAAAATTACAAAAGACAAAGAAAAATTTTTCTTTTATACCAATTAAAAAAGGAAAACAATATTGGATCTACTTGATGATAGACAAAAAGCAACTTTTTAGTATGAAAAGCGATGACCTCATACTAAGTAAAAGCGAAATATATATTTATGACGTAAATTCAAATCTCTTGATTAGTGTAAATTATGATGATGCAAATCGCACAAGATTTGAAAAAAGGATGAGTAAATATTATTGTGAATTTTATTTACCCTATAGTGATATTGACAGTGTCGATATGTTTAATACAGATCTTTATCCAGATTATTCTATTAAATATACCGGTTCACTAGCATTAATTGACGAACCAATAGATCATAGGCCTTTTTGCATTTACAATTATAAAATGGATAGTTTTTATTATTTTGAGAATAATACAGATAAACTTTATTTCGAACTGGAAGAAATTAATATCAACGATTTATATGAAAAAGTTGCTTTGCTAAAATTTAATAGTAATAATAATATTAATAGATTTAATGTTAGATTTAGAAATCGCTTATTATTAAATGTAAGTAAAAATGTCTCAGATTGATGATAATTCGAAGAGGATTTATAAATATTTCAAAACTTTGAAGTGAATACGTTTCAGATTAGGTTTTTTATAAAAATAAGCAAAATGAAAAAAATATTGTTTGTTTACTTCATAGTGTTTTCTGCTCATTCACAGACTTCACTTCATAATTTACTAAAATCACTAGATGGAGTTGCAGAGATTAATATATCAAAAACTAATAGAATCAAATTTTTTTTAGGAAAAGATGAGTTAAGTGAATTTAACTCAAATAAAGTAATTGAAATTTATAAAGAGTCAGATGCTAAACCAGAAGTTTGCATGGTACCTATTAGCATATCCAGCAGATTTAATGTTTACGTTGAAATACCATTGTTTCTTTTTATGGAGAGGAAAAATCTCGTTACTAGCAATACATATGGTTCTTATATAATATTTGATAAACAGACAAATGCATTATATCGAATAGAATCTGATATGGCTTGCGGTTCTGTATATAAGAAAAACAGAAAAATTCTAGTTACAAATAGTTATTTTGGAGCATTGATGGAAAATGTTTTTATCTTAGATAATAGTCTAAAAAATATTAAGATAGCTAATGGAAATATTGTGAATTAATTTTTTTGTATTGATGATGAGTTTTTAAGGTTGGACTTGACTAATAATCCCTCGCTCCACACGAATCCTTCCGTGAGGCGCAAAGATAATCGATAAAGAATTGCAAAAATAGAACCTCGCAAGTTGCGAGGTTTTTTGTGTTTTATAGTTAGACTTATTATTTTTCTGATCATTTGGGAAGTGCTTCGTATATTACAACCAAAAGCGGAAGCATTAGCCAGCATGTGGAGTATATTGCTTTTGGAGAGGTTTTGTTTGAAGAGCATTCGTCTAGTTTTTCGAGTCCATATTTGTTTAATGGTAAGGAGTTAGATAGGGAGACCAATCTTTCTTATTATGGGGCTAGGTATTATGACGCGAAGACTAATTTGTGGTTGAGTGTTGATAAGATGGCGGAGAAAATGCCTAATTTTGGAACTTTTGTTTTTAGCTTTAATAATCCTATAAAGTTTGTAGATCCAGATGGTAATACGCCATATCCTATAACAATAAGATCATTTGCTCCATTTAAACATTTTGGAGGTGGATTTCATGGTGACGATAGAAGTTTTTCTACTAATCTAAATGCTTCGGCAAGAGTACATCAGAAAATTAATTTTGATACAGATAAAGAAAATATTAGTCTTCGAACATGGAGTTCTAATACTTATCATACTGCCGCACCTTCAATAAAAGCTACCGCAAGTCCATCTGGTACTTTTACTTCGGGTTTTGGTGTTTACAAAGAAGGTTCTGATAAAAATTTCACATTTAGTACTTCTTATTCAGGAGCTAATCCATTAACTCCTGGTGCACCAAATATAGATGTATCTGCAAGTTTTTATATTAATGAAAATAAAGAAAAAGGATTTTTATCAATAAGAGGAAATTTAAAGGGAGATAATTTTCCTAGTACTGAGGCATTTATTACTGATCCAAGCGGGCAAAGTGTCTTTATTGGAGTAGGGTATTATGAAGGAAGTCCATTTTCAAGTCTATGGGGTAAAAATGAAAGACCAATTTCTGAGTTTAGTTTTAATATTATGATAGATAAAAAAGGTAATTTTACTGGTGTGCAATCTACTGATGGTAGCAACAAGGTGTATAGTTTAAAGGAATGGAACGCCCTTTTTGAAAAGGCAGACCCACATAAAAATGAAAAGAATGAATAAAATGAAAAAATTAGTAATTTGTTGTCTAATAAGTTTTTTAGTTATTTTTCTATTATCTTATTTATCTGGATTTAACGATGATATTTTTAGAGAAAAATATTATGAAGGAATATGGTATAAAGATTTAATAAATTACTTTATATATTACGTAATGTGGGTTTTACCATATTGGTGGCTTATATTACTGCTGGGTAGTATGATTTCAGGCATAGTCATGTTTTTATTTGTAATAGTTTGTAACAGAATATTATATTATTTTAGATCCCGATCGCGCTGATTTGGAACTCGATCGCGTAGATTTGCAATCTGTGCCCGAGAAGTAATTTCGTCAATAGTAGTTTGATAAGGAATTACTCTGCATTTTAATGTTTTTAGATGTTTTATTATTTTATTATGAAGCGCTAATGATATACATTTTTAAATTTATAACTCATTAAAAAAGAGCGAAAATTATCAAATTATAACTTAGAGATGAGCAGTAATGTTCATCTTTTTTGTTAGAAAATCTGGTGAAGGTTTTACAGGAACAGGAATGCCGGAAAATGATATTTTCTATTTTCACCCGGATCATTCGGGAAGTACTTCCTATATTGCAACCAAATATGGTTTTATTTCGCAGCCCCGCTCTCCGAAGAGTTCTAATGAAATGCTGTGCGAATGTCTCCTGACTTCGCACTGGCAATCTGAATCAAAAATTACTTATGTCTATTAAAGATCGTATTTAAACAAAAAAAAGCTCCAGATTTCTCTGAAGCTTTTTGTCTGTGTAGCGGGAACAGGACTCGAACCTGTGTCCGCCGCGGCGGATATGAGCCCGACGAGCTAAATCTTAGAAATAAGATTTTTTATGAATTCTCTTCCTGTTCCGGTTTTTAAATATTTTTCTCTTTTCATTGCTTCGGTTTTAGAATTAAAAAAATCAACATGAATAACTATCCACGGTCTGAATTTTAGAGTATAACCTTTTGTTCCAAGAAGATTATGTGATTTGAATCTATCAATTAAGTCAGAAGTGAAACCAGTATAAGTTTTCTTATATTTTTCAGAATAAAGAATGTAAACAACAAATTCATCCATATTACAAACTGATATAAATAAAAAAACACCACTTGTAGCAAGTGGTGTTTTTCTTAGTAGCGGGAACAGGACTCGAACCTGTGACCTTCGGGTTATGAGCCCGACGAGCTGCCTACTGCTCTATCCCGCGATGTTTCGGGTGCAAAGATACACACTAAATACGGTTATGCAAATAATTTTAGTACTTTATTTTTTATAATTTTTATAAAAGACGACTTTTCTTAGATTTTATAATCCAATAATTCTTGGTAAACGTTTCCTTTTAAGCCTAATAGCGCGCCAAATGCAGGTTCGGTTTTTATACCGTTTTCTTTTAGTTTTATGATGGCTAATCTAAAGTTTTCGTCTCTAGAGCAAAGAATCTGGTCTTCAATAAGCATATGTCTGTAGCCATTTTGAAGTTCGGTCGGAGTATTTTGTCCAAAGATTTCTATTTCGAAGGCCTCAATAAAGAAGTTTGCAACAACCGATTCCTTATTGTCAATCACAATTTCTCGAATCGAAAAACGGTTTTCTTTTTCGAATAGATTTTTAATTCTTTCAATAAAGGCAGATTTGTTTTGCCAATAACAGACAATATCCAAATCACTGTCTCCAATAGCAATATTTATAGGAATCGTGCCAACCAAAATAGGATCAAAATCAGCAAGGTTTTCCAAAACTTGATGTTTGGTTAAAACATGAAATGCAGCTTGCTGTTTTGGATTTCCAGTTTTTAAATAAGATATGTCTTTGAAATTAATCATTTATAATTTCGCTTTTTTCTTCGTTAATTTCTTGTTCTAATCTTTTGTTGATATTGATTTTAGCTTTTGTGAAAACAAAAATAGTAGTTCCATATTCTCTGGCGTATTGATTTTTTATCTGATCGCCAATAACAGCCGTTTCAAAATACGGACTTGTTTCTTTAAGCTCTTCATTGTTTTCGTCATATTCCTTAACACGAATCAGATTTTTGTACTGAATGCTAAGATCAAACCAATTGAGATAGTCGGCGTTGAAAGAAACGGCTTTGATTCCTTTCTTAGAATAAAAATTAATCGCTCCCGCTTGTCCGTAATTATCGCAGAGCACAATGGTTTCTTTTTGGTTGGGCAATAATGCGTAAAGTGAATCTGTTTTTCTCGCCAATTCTTTCCAGCCCAGCATATCTGCAAAATCCTGAGGCAAATGATGGTCTTTTCCGTCTTCCCAGCGCAGCATTCCCATTTTTTTGTATTTCTCGGGATGTGCCACCATATATTCAGGACTTTTGTTTGGAAAAGCAATGTTGTACATCGGAATAAAAAACAATAACGGAATCAGGATAAAAACAGGTTTTAGAAAACGTTTCCAACCATCGTTTAGAATTTCAGATAAAAATACAGCTCCAAAAGCAATATAAATCGGATA includes these proteins:
- a CDS encoding RHS repeat domain-containing protein, producing MGSASYITTKSGSISQHVEYIAFGEVLFEEHSSSFSSPYLFNGKELDRETNLSYYGARYYDAKTNLWLSVDKMAEKMPNFGTFVFSFNNPIKFVDPDGNTPYPITIRSFAPFKHFGGGFHGDDRSFSTNLNASARVHQKINFDTDKENISLRTWSSNTYHTAAPSIKATASPSGTFTSGFGVYKEGSDKNFTFSTSYSGANPLTPGAPNIDVSASFYINENKEKGFLSIRGNLKGDNFPSTEAFITDPSGQSVFIGVGYYEGSPFSSLWGKNERPISEFSFNIMIDKKGNFTGVQSTDGSNKVYSLKEWNALFEKADPHKNEKNE
- a CDS encoding GIY-YIG nuclease family protein, translating into MDEFVVYILYSEKYKKTYTGFTSDLIDRFKSHNLLGTKGYTLKFRPWIVIHVDFFNSKTEAMKREKYLKTGTGREFIKNLISKI
- a CDS encoding DUF4269 domain-containing protein, with product MINFKDISYLKTGNPKQQAAFHVLTKHQVLENLADFDPILVGTIPINIAIGDSDLDIVCYWQNKSAFIERIKNLFEKENRFSIREIVIDNKESVVANFFIEAFEIEIFGQNTPTELQNGYRHMLIEDQILCSRDENFRLAIIKLKENGIKTEPAFGALLGLKGNVYQELLDYKI